One part of the Cystobacter ferrugineus genome encodes these proteins:
- a CDS encoding deoxynucleoside kinase: MARKKFIAIAGNIGAGKTELTSFLCRKYDLTPFFEPNEQNPYLADFYADMKTWAFRSQLFFLTTKFRLQRQLERSPGTALQDRTLYEDAEIFAKNLYRQRYIDKRDWGLYSDLYETFSQTLAPPDLMIYLRCPVRTLRQRIRLRGREMEQDIPPTYLKRLNGLYEEWFSGYKLSPVLVLPTDKLDYVTDLVDRVDLLRQIEKHL; encoded by the coding sequence TTGGCCCGAAAGAAGTTCATCGCGATCGCGGGAAACATCGGCGCGGGGAAGACGGAGCTCACGTCCTTCCTCTGCCGGAAGTACGACCTCACTCCCTTCTTCGAACCCAACGAGCAGAACCCCTACCTGGCCGACTTCTACGCGGACATGAAGACCTGGGCCTTCCGCTCCCAGCTCTTCTTCCTCACCACCAAGTTCCGTCTCCAGCGCCAGCTCGAGCGCTCCCCCGGCACCGCCCTGCAGGACCGGACGCTCTACGAGGACGCGGAAATCTTCGCCAAGAACCTCTACCGCCAGCGCTACATCGACAAGCGCGACTGGGGCCTGTACTCGGACCTCTACGAGACGTTCTCCCAGACGCTCGCCCCGCCGGACCTGATGATCTACCTGCGCTGCCCCGTGCGCACCCTGCGCCAGCGCATCCGCCTGCGTGGCCGGGAGATGGAACAGGACATCCCCCCCACGTACCTCAAGCGGCTGAACGGCCTGTACGAGGAATGGTTCAGTGGCTACAAGTTGTCCCCCGTCCTGGTTCTCCCCACGGACAAGCTGGACTATGTGACGGACCTGGTGGACCGCGTGGACCTCTTGCGACAGATCGAGAAGCACTTGTGA
- a CDS encoding lysophospholipid acyltransferase family protein encodes MLRNLFCIVVTVVATALFFPLTVVVALVTLNPGATVWVARRLWSPVLIAAGGARVVVTGQENVDPKRPTIYVSNHQSTLDIPIHFVAVPVNFRFVAKHQLKYVPLIGWYLWMAGHVFINRGRRDKAIASLDDAARKIREGTSVFLYPEGTRSDDGRVLPFKKGPFALALRARVPVVPITIEGSGTVMPKNSWNIQPGPVYVKIGKPIDTTRFADNDREGLARAVRDVIIAQSLELGGKGGDSKAAVADAGVEGESLSRRSAS; translated from the coding sequence ATGCTCCGCAACCTGTTTTGCATAGTGGTCACCGTGGTGGCCACCGCTCTGTTCTTTCCCCTGACGGTGGTGGTGGCGCTGGTCACCCTCAATCCTGGCGCCACGGTGTGGGTGGCGCGCCGGCTGTGGTCGCCGGTGCTCATCGCGGCGGGCGGGGCCCGGGTGGTGGTGACCGGCCAGGAGAACGTGGATCCCAAGCGCCCCACCATCTACGTCTCCAACCACCAGTCCACCCTGGACATCCCCATCCACTTCGTGGCGGTGCCGGTGAACTTCCGCTTCGTGGCCAAGCACCAGCTCAAGTACGTGCCGCTCATCGGCTGGTATCTGTGGATGGCGGGCCACGTCTTCATCAACCGGGGCCGGCGCGACAAGGCCATCGCCTCCCTGGATGACGCGGCGCGGAAGATCCGCGAGGGTACGAGCGTGTTCCTCTACCCGGAGGGCACGCGCTCGGATGATGGCCGCGTGCTGCCCTTCAAGAAGGGACCGTTCGCCCTGGCGCTCCGGGCCCGGGTGCCCGTGGTGCCCATCACCATCGAGGGCTCGGGCACGGTGATGCCGAAGAACTCCTGGAACATCCAGCCGGGCCCCGTGTACGTGAAGATTGGCAAGCCCATCGACACCACGCGCTTCGCCGACAACGACCGCGAGGGACTGGCCCGGGCCGTGCGCGACGTCATCATCGCGCAGAGCCTGGAGCTGGGCGGCAAGGGGGGCGACTCCAAGGCCGCCGTGGCCGACGCGGGGGTCGAGGGCGAGTCCCTGTCGCGTCGCAGTGCATCCTGA
- a CDS encoding tetratricopeptide repeat protein, with amino-acid sequence MPLPPYSPSWRTGVRRRLSPWMCVLGLGLATGCQHGSAARPLDARAQAREYLAKNQPERALPLLEAEAARAPEDLELARTLTEAHVKAGRAEAWIAELLRRNGQTERAVNHYMLGLAYFSRVSDAGTPAVAAFQRALELRPDEPEFHYRLGLALLESEQYAAAVGPLRRAAELAPERAGIRLPLAKALHRTGDEPGAVAALSVLVRKEPSPAEVATARALMNQLADPFTRFPKAAESKLEEGMRYLQELDAPHPAILAFEEILRDYPDLAVVHALMGLAWQRLDDAGRAVEEFKRAIELAPTDGKNHFYLGELYLARQRPEAALPHLEKAVELNPLLDMAWFRLGDIRLERKDLKAAGEAFRVLTYLEPDEAPPRGKLALVLQLEGDWAGAERELKHVVDKDPENLEFTLRLGILFAEQARQSSRPEERREAAAKAEQWLGKVLEAQPENAVASRALQQLKRP; translated from the coding sequence GTGCCCCTCCCCCCTTATTCCCCTTCCTGGCGCACCGGCGTGCGCCGCCGGCTGAGTCCCTGGATGTGCGTGCTGGGCCTGGGCCTGGCCACGGGCTGCCAGCACGGCTCCGCCGCGAGGCCGCTCGACGCGCGGGCCCAGGCCCGTGAGTACCTCGCGAAGAACCAGCCCGAGCGTGCCCTCCCCTTGCTGGAGGCCGAAGCGGCCCGGGCGCCGGAGGACCTGGAGCTGGCGCGCACGCTCACCGAGGCCCACGTGAAGGCGGGCCGGGCGGAGGCGTGGATCGCCGAGCTGCTCCGCCGCAACGGCCAGACGGAGCGGGCGGTGAACCACTACATGCTGGGGCTCGCGTACTTCTCGCGGGTGTCGGATGCGGGGACGCCCGCGGTGGCCGCCTTCCAGCGGGCCCTGGAGCTGCGGCCCGACGAGCCCGAGTTCCATTACCGCCTGGGGCTCGCCCTGCTGGAGTCCGAGCAGTACGCGGCGGCGGTGGGCCCGTTGCGCCGGGCGGCCGAGCTGGCTCCGGAGCGCGCGGGCATCCGCCTGCCGCTGGCCAAGGCACTGCATCGCACCGGGGACGAGCCGGGGGCGGTGGCGGCGCTGTCCGTGCTGGTGAGGAAGGAGCCGAGTCCCGCCGAGGTGGCGACGGCGCGAGCGCTGATGAACCAGCTCGCTGACCCGTTCACGCGCTTTCCCAAGGCGGCCGAGTCCAAGCTGGAGGAAGGCATGCGCTACCTCCAGGAGCTGGACGCGCCCCACCCGGCCATCCTCGCCTTCGAGGAGATCCTCCGGGACTACCCGGACCTGGCGGTGGTGCACGCGCTGATGGGGCTGGCGTGGCAGCGCCTGGATGACGCGGGCCGGGCGGTCGAGGAGTTCAAGCGGGCCATCGAGCTGGCGCCGACGGATGGCAAGAACCACTTCTACCTGGGTGAGCTGTACCTGGCGAGGCAGCGGCCGGAAGCGGCGCTGCCGCACCTGGAGAAGGCGGTGGAGCTCAATCCACTGTTGGACATGGCGTGGTTCCGGCTGGGCGACATCCGGCTGGAGCGCAAGGACCTGAAGGCCGCGGGCGAGGCCTTCCGGGTGCTGACGTACCTGGAGCCGGACGAGGCGCCGCCGCGGGGCAAGCTGGCGCTGGTGCTCCAGCTCGAAGGGGACTGGGCGGGAGCGGAGCGCGAGTTGAAGCACGTGGTGGACAAGGATCCGGAGAACCTCGAGTTCACCCTGCGCCTGGGCATCCTGTTCGCCGAGCAGGCACGCCAGTCCTCGCGTCCGGAAGAGCGCCGGGAAGCGGCGGCCAAGGCGGAGCAGTGGCTCGGCAAGGTGCTCGAGGCCCAGCCAGAGAACGCGGTGGCCTCGCGGGCACTGCAGCAGCTCAAGCGGCCGTGA
- the rplQ gene encoding 50S ribosomal protein L17, whose translation MRHKVGQRKLHRTTSHRLAMLHNMVTSLLEHEAIRTTLPKAKEARALAERIITLGKRGGLSNVRLAERTVRNRVILKKVFGEYKERYANRPGGYTRIVRLGFRRGDGAEMALLELVDRPAKTTPVEAPETPAQGEASENKAE comes from the coding sequence ATGCGTCACAAGGTTGGACAACGGAAGCTCCACCGCACCACGAGCCACCGGCTCGCGATGCTGCACAACATGGTCACCTCGCTGCTCGAGCACGAGGCCATCCGCACCACGCTGCCCAAGGCCAAGGAGGCCCGGGCCCTCGCCGAGCGCATCATCACCCTCGGCAAGCGCGGCGGTCTGTCCAATGTGCGCCTCGCGGAGCGTACCGTCCGCAATCGCGTCATCCTGAAGAAGGTCTTCGGGGAGTACAAGGAGCGCTACGCCAACCGGCCGGGTGGTTACACCCGCATCGTCCGGCTCGGTTTCCGTCGCGGTGACGGCGCCGAGATGGCCCTGCTGGAGCTGGTGGATCGTCCCGCCAAGACCACCCCGGTCGAGGCTCCGGAGACCCCGGCCCAGGGCGAGGCGTCCGAGAACAAGGCGGAGTAG
- a CDS encoding DNA-directed RNA polymerase subunit alpha, producing MADTFIAKNWRDLIKPRRLEVDQDSLTPTYGKFVAEPLERGFGTTLGNSLRRVLLSSLQGAAVTTVKIENVDHEFQTIPEVAEDVTDVVLNLKEVLLRMHTNEQKTLRIEAEGPKEVKAGDIIADQDVEILNPGHHICTISEGGKVRMELTCRRGRGYVPASVNKVAGSPIGTIPIDSLFSPIRKVNYQVTNARVGQVTDYDKLTLEVWTDGSVTPQDAVAYAAKIIKEQLTVFVNFDETEEPVAIEAPKEEAKLNENLFRSVDELELSVRSANCLQQANIKTIGDLVQRTEAEMLKTKNFGRKSLKEIKEILAEMGLSLGMKLENWPPKTPPAAPPPNPAAAAAPKA from the coding sequence ATGGCTGATACTTTCATCGCGAAGAACTGGCGGGACCTCATCAAGCCGCGTCGGCTCGAGGTCGATCAGGATTCGCTGACCCCCACCTACGGCAAGTTCGTCGCCGAGCCGCTGGAGCGGGGTTTTGGCACCACGCTGGGCAACTCCCTGCGCCGGGTGCTGTTGTCGAGCCTCCAGGGCGCGGCCGTCACCACGGTGAAGATCGAGAACGTGGACCACGAGTTCCAGACCATCCCCGAGGTGGCCGAGGACGTCACGGACGTCGTGTTGAATCTGAAGGAGGTCCTCCTCCGGATGCACACGAACGAGCAGAAGACGCTGCGCATCGAGGCGGAGGGTCCCAAGGAGGTCAAGGCCGGTGACATCATCGCCGACCAGGACGTGGAGATCCTCAACCCGGGTCACCACATCTGCACCATCTCCGAGGGCGGCAAGGTCCGCATGGAGCTGACGTGCCGCCGCGGCCGTGGCTACGTGCCCGCCTCCGTCAACAAGGTGGCCGGCTCGCCCATCGGCACCATCCCCATCGACTCGCTCTTCTCGCCCATCCGCAAGGTGAACTACCAGGTCACCAACGCGCGCGTCGGTCAGGTCACCGACTACGACAAGCTCACCCTCGAGGTGTGGACGGACGGCTCCGTCACCCCCCAGGACGCCGTCGCCTACGCGGCGAAGATCATCAAGGAGCAGCTCACGGTGTTCGTCAACTTCGACGAGACCGAGGAGCCCGTGGCCATCGAGGCCCCCAAGGAGGAGGCCAAGCTCAACGAGAACCTCTTCCGCTCCGTGGACGAGCTGGAGCTCTCGGTGCGCTCGGCCAACTGCCTGCAGCAGGCCAACATCAAGACCATCGGCGACCTGGTGCAGCGCACCGAGGCCGAGATGCTCAAGACCAAGAACTTCGGCCGCAAGTCCTTGAAGGAAATCAAGGAGATCCTCGCGGAGATGGGCCTGTCGCTCGGCATGAAGCTGGAGAACTGGCCGCCGAAGACCCCGCCCGCCGCGCCTCCTCCGAACCCCGCCGCGGCGGCCGCGCCGAAGGCCTAG
- the rpsD gene encoding 30S ribosomal protein S4, with protein MARYTASSCRICRRENLKMYLKGDRCYTDKCAIERRPYPPGQHGQGRVKFSGYGVQLREKQKVKRMYGLLESQFRGYYHRASAAKGKTGENLLQQLELRLDNVVFRMGFADTRNEARQLVRHGHFTVNGKRVNIPSFAVKPGTTIEVAEKSRKILRISEALETVDRRGVPQWIDLDKKSFKATVKSPPNREDLTMPIQEQLIVELYSK; from the coding sequence GTGGCCCGTTATACCGCCTCCTCCTGCCGCATCTGCCGGCGGGAGAACCTGAAGATGTACCTGAAGGGTGACCGCTGCTACACGGACAAGTGTGCCATCGAGCGGCGTCCCTATCCCCCCGGTCAGCACGGCCAGGGCCGCGTGAAGTTCTCCGGCTACGGCGTGCAGCTGCGCGAGAAGCAGAAGGTCAAGCGCATGTACGGCCTGCTGGAGAGCCAGTTCCGTGGCTACTACCACCGCGCCTCGGCCGCCAAGGGCAAGACGGGTGAGAACCTCCTGCAGCAGCTGGAGCTCCGCCTGGACAACGTGGTGTTCCGCATGGGCTTCGCGGACACGCGCAACGAGGCGCGCCAGCTCGTGCGTCACGGCCACTTCACCGTCAACGGCAAGCGGGTGAACATCCCCTCGTTCGCCGTCAAGCCGGGAACCACCATCGAGGTGGCGGAGAAGAGCCGGAAGATCCTCCGCATCTCCGAGGCCCTGGAGACCGTGGACCGCCGCGGCGTGCCGCAGTGGATCGACCTGGACAAGAAGTCCTTCAAGGCCACGGTGAAGAGCCCGCCCAACCGCGAGGATCTCACCATGCCCATCCAGGAGCAGCTCATCGTCGAGTTGTACTCGAAGTAA
- the rpsK gene encoding 30S ribosomal protein S11 has translation MAEETNAPAAAAAPAAGGETAAARKKSKKGKKNILNGVVHIQSTFNNTIITITDVSGNVISWSSAGARGFRGSRKSTPFAAQVAAGDAAAKAMEHGLKNVTVLVKGPGAGRESALRALAAAGLKIALIRDVTPIPHNGCRQPKRRRV, from the coding sequence ATGGCTGAAGAGACCAACGCGCCGGCGGCGGCTGCGGCCCCCGCGGCGGGCGGCGAAACCGCCGCAGCGCGCAAGAAGAGCAAGAAGGGCAAGAAGAACATCCTCAACGGCGTGGTCCACATCCAGTCCACGTTCAACAACACCATCATCACGATCACGGACGTGTCCGGGAACGTGATCTCCTGGTCCTCCGCGGGCGCCCGTGGCTTCCGCGGCAGCCGCAAGTCGACGCCGTTCGCCGCCCAGGTGGCCGCCGGTGACGCCGCGGCCAAGGCGATGGAGCACGGCCTGAAGAACGTGACGGTGCTGGTGAAGGGTCCGGGCGCGGGCCGTGAGTCCGCCCTGCGCGCGCTGGCCGCCGCTGGCCTGAAGATCGCCCTCATCCGCGATGTGACGCCCATCCCGCACAACGGCTGCCGTCAGCCCAAGCGCCGCCGCGTCTAG
- the rpsM gene encoding 30S ribosomal protein S13: MARIAGIDLPPNKRAVISLQYIYGIGNKTAHEIIEGAGIDLATRTKDLTEEQTRKIRELIEANYKVEGDLRREVTMNIKRLMDLGCYRGLRHRKGLPVRGQRTHTNARTRKGPKRGIVRAKPAAGPR, from the coding sequence ATGGCTCGTATCGCCGGCATCGACCTCCCGCCCAACAAGCGCGCGGTGATCTCGTTGCAGTACATCTACGGGATCGGCAACAAGACCGCCCACGAAATCATCGAGGGCGCGGGGATCGACCTCGCTACCCGGACCAAGGACCTCACCGAGGAGCAGACGCGCAAGATCCGCGAGCTCATCGAGGCGAACTACAAGGTCGAAGGCGACCTGCGCCGCGAGGTCACCATGAACATCAAGCGCCTGATGGACCTGGGTTGCTACCGGGGTCTGCGTCACCGCAAGGGGCTGCCGGTGCGCGGCCAGCGGACGCACACCAACGCGCGTACCCGCAAGGGTCCCAAGCGCGGCATCGTGCGCGCCAAGCCGGCGGCGGGCCCGCGCTAG
- the rpmJ gene encoding 50S ribosomal protein L36 has translation MKVRASVKKICDKCKVVRRKGIVRIICASNPRHKQRQG, from the coding sequence ATGAAGGTTCGGGCGTCCGTCAAGAAGATTTGCGACAAGTGCAAGGTTGTTCGCCGTAAGGGCATCGTGCGCATCATCTGCGCCTCCAACCCCCGGCACAAGCAGCGCCAGGGCTAG
- the infA gene encoding translation initiation factor IF-1 codes for MPKDDSIEVEGTVMEPLPNAMFRVVLDNGHKVLAHISGKMRMHFIRILPGDKVKVELSPYDLSRGRITYRAK; via the coding sequence TTGCCGAAGGATGATTCCATCGAAGTTGAGGGGACGGTCATGGAGCCCCTCCCGAACGCGATGTTCCGCGTGGTGCTGGACAATGGCCACAAGGTGCTCGCGCACATCTCGGGCAAGATGCGGATGCACTTCATCCGCATCCTCCCGGGCGACAAGGTGAAGGTGGAGCTGTCCCCGTACGACTTGTCCCGGGGTCGCATCACCTACCGAGCGAAGTAG